The Aerococcaceae bacterium DSM 111021 genome includes a region encoding these proteins:
- a CDS encoding F0F1 ATP synthase subunit delta: MKIDKINASITEDQLLHQLASSSIDRKPKYEASQNDEQRSNEKVRITSAQQLTEEERNEVIDAVSHVIPFDNGKVDFRVDPSMIAGIRVQSRTYFYDNSLKRKLNDLNGYLHKHINMK; this comes from the coding sequence ATGAAAATAGATAAAATAAACGCTTCTATAACTGAAGATCAATTATTACATCAACTGGCTTCATCTTCTATTGATCGAAAACCAAAATATGAAGCGAGTCAAAATGATGAGCAGCGTTCTAATGAGAAAGTTAGAATTACAAGTGCTCAACAATTAACAGAAGAAGAACGAAATGAAGTTATCGATGCTGTTAGTCACGTTATTCCATTCGACAATGGTAAAGTCGATTTTCGAGTGGATCCTTCGATGATAGCAGGCATTAGAGTTCAAAGCAGAACTTATTTTTATGATAACAGTTTAAAACGTAAACTAAATGATTTAAATGGATATTTACACAAACATATTAATATGAAATAG
- a CDS encoding acetyl-CoA carboxylase carboxyl transferase subunit alpha (catalyzes the carboxylation of acetyl-CoA to malonyl-CoA; forms a tetramer composed of two alpha (AccA) and two beta (AccD) subunits; one of the two catalytic subunits that can form the acetyl CoA carboxylase enzyme together with a carrier protein; these proteins present a shorter N-terminus), translated as MSQAYEKVLKARDLKRISTIDIIEGLTDWFVELHGDRYMEDDKSIIGGIGMYDNQPVTIIGIQKGLTTRENIERNFGSVGPGGYRKAIRLVEQANKFNRPVLTLINTAGAHASPESEETGIGEAIAESLLTFAKAEVPTLSIILGEGGSGGALGLALTDEVWMFENSVYSILSPEGFASILWKDAKLAPKAAELMKLTAEDLLDLKVVEKIIPEMNHGVPLNKEIIIKRTVNDIKEKFKELSQVDVHTRQAKRDKRFRSF; from the coding sequence ATGAGTCAAGCATACGAAAAAGTCTTAAAGGCAAGAGATTTAAAAAGAATTTCAACGATTGATATCATTGAGGGTCTTACTGATTGGTTTGTAGAATTGCACGGTGACCGTTATATGGAAGACGATAAATCAATTATTGGTGGAATTGGGATGTATGACAATCAACCAGTAACTATTATTGGAATTCAAAAAGGTCTAACGACTCGGGAAAATATTGAACGCAATTTTGGTTCAGTAGGACCAGGGGGATATCGAAAAGCAATTCGCCTCGTAGAGCAAGCTAATAAGTTTAACCGTCCAGTACTGACTTTAATCAATACTGCTGGAGCACATGCTTCCCCAGAATCTGAAGAAACTGGGATTGGTGAAGCCATTGCAGAATCACTCCTTACTTTTGCCAAAGCAGAAGTTCCGACCTTGTCAATTATTTTAGGAGAAGGTGGGAGTGGTGGGGCTCTTGGTTTGGCATTAACCGATGAGGTATGGATGTTTGAAAATAGTGTGTATTCGATTCTATCCCCAGAAGGGTTTGCTTCCATATTATGGAAAGATGCAAAGTTAGCACCAAAAGCAGCTGAATTAATGAAACTTACAGCGGAAGATTTACTCGATTTGAAGGTTGTCGAAAAAATCATACCAGAGATGAATCACGGTGTACCATTAAATAAAGAAATTATAATTAAACGGACTGTTAATGATATTAAAGAGAAGTTTAAAGAGTTAAGCCAAGTAGATGTTCATACACGTCAAGCAAAACGTGATAAACGCTTTAGATCATTTTAA
- a CDS encoding F0F1 ATP synthase subunit alpha gives MRLRQQIQQFDASHHLEEIGIISFVGDGIARVTGLDNAMNGEMIEFANGTIGMVQNLESKDIGVIILGEYVDIDEGDLVRRTNQVMQVPVGEALLGRVVNPLGEPIDGNGQIITKKNRPIEAEAPGIMDRESVAQPLQTGIKAIDTLVPIGRGQRELIIGDRKTGKTTLAVDAIINQKNKDVICIYVAIGQKESTVKNLVTTLERHGAMDYTIVVSASASTMSSLLYLAPYAATAMGEEFMYNGRHVLIIYDDLSKQAAAYREMSLLLKRPPGREAYPGDVFYLHSRLLERSAKLNQEMGSGSMTALPIVETQAGDISAYIPTNVISITDGQIFLDQNLFFSGVRPAIDAGLSVSRVGGSAQLKAMKKVAGTLRVNLASYRELEAFSQFGADLDESTQRRLDQGKMTVEVLKQPSHSPISVSNQVIMLFALTHGYLENIPVEQVKFYEEQLYDYIEATHSDVLKVIRNTGDLPDQDDLDNLLSNFGEMFRTMQTVD, from the coding sequence ATGCGATTACGTCAACAAATTCAACAATTTGATGCATCGCATCACCTTGAAGAAATTGGAATCATCTCCTTTGTTGGGGACGGAATAGCAAGAGTAACTGGATTAGATAATGCGATGAATGGTGAAATGATTGAATTCGCTAACGGTACTATTGGAATGGTACAGAATTTAGAATCAAAAGATATTGGGGTTATTATCCTTGGTGAGTATGTTGATATTGACGAAGGAGACTTGGTTCGTCGAACGAATCAAGTGATGCAAGTTCCAGTGGGAGAAGCACTATTAGGAAGAGTTGTGAATCCGCTTGGAGAACCGATTGATGGTAATGGACAAATTATCACTAAGAAAAACCGTCCCATTGAAGCAGAAGCACCCGGTATTATGGACAGAGAAAGTGTTGCTCAACCATTACAAACAGGTATTAAAGCTATTGATACATTAGTTCCAATTGGACGAGGACAACGTGAATTAATTATTGGTGATAGAAAAACGGGTAAAACTACTTTAGCAGTTGATGCCATTATTAATCAAAAGAATAAAGATGTTATTTGTATCTATGTAGCAATTGGTCAAAAAGAATCAACCGTTAAGAATTTAGTGACAACATTAGAGCGTCATGGAGCGATGGATTATACGATTGTTGTTTCTGCTAGTGCATCGACAATGTCGAGTTTATTATATTTAGCACCGTATGCTGCAACAGCGATGGGTGAAGAGTTCATGTATAATGGGCGTCACGTATTGATTATTTACGATGATTTATCAAAACAGGCTGCAGCTTATCGTGAGATGAGTTTATTACTTAAAAGACCACCAGGACGTGAAGCATATCCTGGAGATGTGTTCTATTTACATTCACGCTTGCTTGAACGTTCCGCTAAGTTAAATCAAGAAATGGGAAGCGGCTCGATGACAGCTTTACCGATTGTTGAAACTCAAGCGGGAGATATTTCTGCGTATATTCCAACAAACGTTATATCTATCACTGATGGACAAATATTCTTAGATCAAAATTTATTCTTTTCAGGGGTAAGACCGGCGATAGATGCGGGACTTTCAGTGTCACGTGTTGGTGGTTCAGCGCAATTGAAAGCAATGAAGAAAGTGGCTGGAACGCTACGTGTGAATCTAGCGAGTTACCGTGAGTTAGAAGCCTTCTCTCAATTTGGAGCAGACTTAGATGAGTCTACACAAAGAAGATTGGATCAAGGTAAGATGACTGTGGAAGTACTAAAACAGCCATCACACTCACCTATATCAGTATCTAATCAAGTCATTATGTTATTTGCTTTAACTCATGGTTACTTAGAAAACATACCAGTTGAACAAGTAAAATTCTATGAAGAGCAATTATATGATTATATCGAAGCGACTCACTCTGATGTCTTAAAGGTTATAAGAAATACTGGCGATTTACCTGATCAAGATGATTTAGATAATTTATTAAGTAACTTTGGAGAAATGTTCCGTACAATGCAAACAGTAGATTAA
- the accD gene encoding acetyl-CoA carboxylase, carboxyltransferase subunit beta: MALFRRKKTIRINPISPAEVATQRSSIPDNIAEQCPHCNRIILQNQITEDYCCPHCSEHLHFPAYERINWLVDEGSFVEWDSDIESDNPLNFPGYSDKLEKSKKMTQLKEAVVTGRATLDGVKISIGVMDKRFVMASMGTVVGEKITRLFEHATEEKLPVILYIASGGARMHEGILSLMQMAKISQVVAKHQEAGLFYCAVLTHPTTGGVTASFAMQGDITLAEPRAIVGFAGKRVIEQTIKSKLTKDFQQAEWVFDNGFIDSIVPRASQRQIISQLVQAHSFESGV, from the coding sequence TTGGCTTTATTTAGGCGAAAGAAAACAATAAGAATCAATCCAATTAGTCCCGCTGAAGTAGCCACTCAAAGATCATCTATTCCAGATAATATTGCAGAACAATGTCCGCATTGTAATCGGATTATATTACAAAATCAAATTACAGAAGATTATTGCTGCCCACATTGCAGCGAACATCTACATTTTCCAGCTTATGAACGAATTAATTGGCTCGTAGATGAAGGGTCATTTGTTGAATGGGATAGTGATATTGAATCGGATAACCCATTAAATTTCCCAGGCTATAGCGACAAATTGGAGAAATCAAAAAAGATGACACAATTAAAAGAAGCTGTAGTGACAGGGAGAGCAACACTTGATGGGGTGAAAATATCTATCGGTGTCATGGATAAACGATTCGTAATGGCAAGTATGGGTACTGTTGTTGGTGAGAAAATCACTCGATTATTTGAACATGCAACGGAAGAGAAATTGCCAGTCATACTTTATATTGCATCAGGTGGAGCAAGAATGCATGAAGGAATTTTGTCATTAATGCAAATGGCTAAAATTTCTCAAGTAGTTGCTAAGCATCAAGAAGCTGGCTTATTCTACTGTGCCGTCCTGACTCACCCGACAACTGGTGGGGTTACTGCAAGTTTTGCTATGCAGGGAGATATAACACTTGCTGAGCCACGAGCAATCGTAGGATTTGCAGGGAAGCGTGTTATTGAACAAACGATAAAAAGTAAACTAACGAAAGACTTCCAGCAAGCTGAATGGGTGTTTGATAATGGGTTTATCGACTCAATTGTACCTAGAGCAAGTCAGAGACAAATCATTAGCCAATTAGTACAAGCTCATTCATTTGAAAGTGGTGTATAA
- the atpE gene encoding ATP synthase F0 subunit C — protein sequence MIMNGIGAAIAIAFAALGSAIGNGMVISKAIESMARQPEMESKIRGTMFIGVGMIEAIPIMAAVIAFMLLFM from the coding sequence ATAATTATGAACGGAATCGGTGCTGCTATAGCGATTGCATTCGCTGCTTTAGGATCTGCAATTGGGAACGGTATGGTAATTTCAAAGGCTATTGAATCAATGGCTCGTCAACCAGAAATGGAAAGTAAAATTAGAGGGACTATGTTTATCGGTGTAGGTATGATTGAGGCAATTCCGATTATGGCTGCTGTTATTGCCTTTATGTTACTGTTTATGTAA
- a CDS encoding alpha-ketoacid dehydrogenase subunit beta, protein MAQMTLIQAITNALDIELGKDDRTLIFGEDVGANGGVFRATEGLQDKYGEDRVFNTPLAESGIGGLAVGLTFEDFRPIMEIQFFGFVFEVMDSIVGQAARTRYRMGGSRNMPITIRSPFGGGVATPEMHADSLEGLIAQSPGIKIVIPSNPYDAKGLLISAIRDNDPVVYLEHMKLYRSFREEVPEEEYTIPLGKANVVKEGTDVSIITYGAMVREAITAAEALEKDGVSVEIVDLRTVHPLDIETIVASAEKTGRVVVVQEAQRQAGVGEKVISEISQRSILSLKAPIGFVAAPNTVFSFGMAEKDWLPNADDIVAKVKEANDF, encoded by the coding sequence ATGGCTCAAATGACATTGATTCAAGCGATCACAAACGCTTTAGATATTGAACTTGGCAAAGATGACCGTACTTTAATCTTCGGTGAAGATGTAGGGGCTAACGGTGGGGTATTCCGTGCCACTGAAGGTTTACAAGATAAATACGGAGAGGATCGTGTTTTTAACACACCATTAGCAGAATCTGGTATTGGTGGTTTAGCAGTAGGTTTAACTTTTGAAGATTTCCGTCCAATTATGGAAATCCAATTCTTTGGATTCGTTTTTGAAGTAATGGATTCAATCGTTGGTCAAGCTGCACGTACTCGTTACCGTATGGGTGGATCACGTAATATGCCAATTACTATCCGTTCACCATTTGGTGGTGGGGTAGCAACACCTGAGATGCACGCGGACTCATTAGAAGGTCTGATTGCACAATCACCAGGTATTAAAATTGTAATCCCATCTAACCCATATGATGCAAAAGGATTATTAATTTCTGCAATTCGTGATAACGACCCAGTTGTATATTTAGAACATATGAAACTATACCGTTCATTCCGTGAGGAAGTTCCAGAAGAAGAATATACAATTCCATTAGGTAAAGCTAATGTTGTAAAAGAAGGTACTGATGTTTCTATCATTACTTACGGAGCAATGGTTCGTGAAGCAATTACTGCTGCTGAAGCCCTTGAAAAAGATGGCGTATCAGTTGAAATTGTTGACTTACGTACTGTTCATCCATTAGATATTGAAACAATCGTTGCTTCAGCTGAAAAAACTGGACGTGTTGTTGTTGTTCAAGAAGCACAACGTCAAGCGGGTGTTGGTGAGAAAGTAATTTCTGAAATTTCACAACGTTCTATTCTTTCATTGAAAGCTCCAATTGGATTTGTAGCAGCTCCTAATACAGTCTTCTCATTCGGTATGGCCGAAAAAGACTGGTTACCAAATGCTGATGATATCGTTGCAAAAGTAAAAGAAGCTAACGATTTCTAA
- the atpB gene encoding F0F1 ATP synthase subunit A — translation MSETKLVNIFGIHVGFNTLIAMIATLVIVFIVSVFFTRKLKVEKPERTQTIFEYLISFIKGIVEESFGDQIQPIYVVLALTLFLFVFVSNVLGLPFLVEAHEISYWKSPTADPIVCIALALTMNFISHVLGIKKFGLGGYFKKNYASPNVAVFPVKIADELISIATLSLRLFGNIFAGEILLVLIAQLGSSFGLVTWLAGIPLQMVWQGFSLFIGALQAYIFVTLSMVYLSHKVVTNH, via the coding sequence TTGAGTGAGACAAAATTAGTTAATATATTCGGTATACATGTAGGTTTTAATACACTAATTGCAATGATAGCTACACTCGTTATTGTTTTTATTGTATCAGTATTTTTCACTAGAAAACTAAAGGTTGAAAAACCTGAAAGAACTCAAACTATATTTGAATATTTAATATCATTTATTAAAGGAATAGTCGAGGAATCATTTGGAGACCAAATACAACCTATCTATGTTGTATTAGCTCTTACATTATTCCTATTCGTTTTCGTGTCAAATGTGTTAGGTTTACCATTTTTAGTGGAAGCTCATGAGATTTCATATTGGAAAAGTCCGACGGCTGATCCAATCGTTTGCATTGCTTTAGCATTAACTATGAATTTCATATCACATGTTCTTGGTATTAAAAAATTTGGTTTGGGTGGTTACTTTAAAAAGAACTATGCATCACCAAATGTGGCCGTTTTTCCAGTCAAAATCGCAGATGAGCTTATTTCAATTGCGACATTGTCATTAAGGTTATTCGGAAATATCTTTGCAGGTGAAATATTATTAGTATTAATTGCTCAATTAGGAAGTAGTTTTGGACTTGTCACATGGTTAGCTGGAATACCGTTACAAATGGTATGGCAAGGCTTTTCACTATTTATTGGAGCATTACAGGCTTATATCTTTGTGACATTATCAATGGTTTACTTATCACATAAAGTTGTTACTAATCATTAA
- the lpdA gene encoding dihydrolipoyl dehydrogenase — MVVGDFAVELDTVVIGSGPGGYVAAIRAAQLGQKVAIIEREYIGGVCLNVGCIPSKALISAGHAYHNAHNSEVFGVTTSDVKLDFKRTQEWKNDEVVSKLTGGVGMLLKKNKVEIIKGEAFFQDDHHLRVIHEDGAESYSYKNAIVATGSRPIEIPGFKFGGRVIDSTGALNLTEVPKKLVVIGGGVIGSELGMAYANLGSEVTVLEGSPQLLPTFEKDMVRIVEKEMKSRNMTVHTSAMAKEAVDNGDSVTVKFEVNGKEDEVTADYVLVSVGRRPNTDEMGLELAGVKMTDRGLVEVDNQGRTNLPNIYAIGDIVAGAALAHKASYEAKVAAAAISGKADTVDYVAMPAVAFTDPELAVVGHTEKTAKEAGLSVKSSKFPFGGNGRAISLNQTEGFVRLVTTKEDNVIVGAQVAGPNASEVLTELILAVEGGLNADDLALTVHSHPSLGEVAMDAAELALGQPIHL, encoded by the coding sequence ATGGTAGTTGGAGATTTCGCAGTAGAATTAGATACAGTCGTTATCGGTTCAGGACCTGGTGGTTATGTTGCGGCAATTCGTGCAGCTCAATTAGGTCAAAAAGTTGCCATCATTGAACGCGAATACATTGGTGGAGTTTGTTTAAACGTTGGATGTATTCCATCTAAAGCATTAATTAGTGCTGGACATGCTTACCACAACGCTCATAACAGTGAAGTATTTGGTGTAACAACTAGTGATGTAAAATTAGATTTCAAACGCACACAAGAATGGAAAAATGACGAAGTTGTTTCTAAATTAACTGGTGGAGTTGGAATGTTACTTAAAAAGAATAAAGTAGAAATCATTAAGGGAGAAGCATTCTTCCAAGATGATCATCACCTACGTGTTATTCATGAAGATGGAGCAGAAAGTTACTCTTACAAAAATGCTATCGTCGCAACTGGTTCACGCCCAATTGAAATCCCAGGATTTAAATTTGGTGGACGTGTTATCGATTCAACGGGTGCTTTAAACTTAACAGAAGTTCCTAAGAAATTAGTTGTTATCGGTGGTGGGGTTATTGGTTCTGAATTAGGTATGGCTTACGCTAACTTAGGTTCTGAAGTAACTGTTCTTGAAGGATCTCCACAATTATTACCAACGTTTGAAAAAGACATGGTAAGAATTGTTGAGAAAGAAATGAAGAGCCGTAATATGACTGTTCATACAAGTGCTATGGCTAAAGAAGCAGTTGATAATGGAGACTCAGTTACTGTTAAATTTGAAGTTAACGGTAAAGAAGATGAAGTAACTGCTGATTACGTATTAGTATCAGTTGGACGCCGTCCAAACACAGATGAGATGGGCTTAGAGTTAGCTGGAGTTAAAATGACTGATCGTGGTCTAGTAGAAGTAGACAACCAAGGTCGTACTAACTTACCTAACATCTATGCAATTGGTGATATTGTTGCTGGAGCTGCATTAGCTCATAAAGCATCATACGAAGCAAAAGTAGCAGCTGCTGCAATCAGTGGTAAAGCTGATACAGTAGACTACGTTGCAATGCCAGCTGTTGCCTTTACTGATCCAGAATTGGCAGTTGTTGGTCATACTGAAAAAACAGCTAAAGAAGCTGGTTTATCAGTAAAATCATCTAAATTCCCATTCGGTGGAAATGGCCGTGCCATTTCATTAAACCAGACTGAAGGATTTGTTCGTTTAGTTACAACTAAAGAAGATAATGTTATTGTTGGTGCTCAGGTAGCTGGACCAAATGCCTCTGAAGTTTTAACAGAATTAATCTTAGCGGTAGAAGGTGGCTTAAATGCAGACGATTTAGCATTAACTGTTCACTCTCACCCATCATTAGGTGAAGTAGCAATGGATGCTGCTGAATTAGCTTTAGGACAACCAATTCACTTATAA
- a CDS encoding dihydrolipoyllysine-residue acetyltransferase — protein MAFKFKLPELGEGIVEGEVVSWLVAEGDQVNEDDILVEIQNDKAVEELPSPVTGTVSKIVAQEGEVTVVGQVLIEIDAPGYEDEAEDEVAPAVETAPTPAPAAGGSNFMFRLPELGEGIMEGEVVSWLVAEGDAVEEDQIVVEIQNDKAVEELPSPYAGKVVKIHATEGTVANVGDILIEIDAPAYEGSGDDTQSTPASPAAETGEDPAQQTADSNAQPAASTGTAGANNAAGRVLAMPSVRKLARDKGIDIASVTPTGNGGRVTHDDVNNFDPNKTVTAEATQEVASTEKATESKAAPAKKAAVSSVPVSERQTREPMTGMRKAIARAMVNSKHTAPHVTLHDEIEVSKLWDHRKKFKNVASERETKLTFLPYVVKALVAAVKKYPVLNSSIDDSTNEIVYKNYFNIGIATDTDRGLFVPNIKDANALSMFDIADAITDLSGKAHEGKLTADEMGDGTVTISNIGSAGGKWFTPVINHPEVAILGFGSIVQQPVVNDEGELAVGRVVKLSLSFDHRVVDGATAQKAMNEVKRYLADPELLLMEG, from the coding sequence ATGGCATTTAAATTTAAATTACCTGAACTAGGTGAAGGTATCGTTGAAGGTGAAGTTGTATCTTGGTTAGTTGCTGAAGGCGACCAAGTTAATGAAGACGATATTTTAGTAGAAATTCAAAATGATAAAGCGGTAGAAGAATTACCATCTCCAGTTACAGGAACAGTTTCGAAAATTGTAGCTCAAGAAGGTGAAGTAACCGTTGTTGGTCAAGTATTAATCGAAATTGACGCACCGGGTTACGAAGATGAAGCTGAAGATGAAGTTGCACCAGCAGTTGAAACAGCTCCAACCCCAGCTCCAGCAGCAGGTGGTTCTAACTTTATGTTCCGTTTACCTGAATTAGGTGAAGGAATTATGGAAGGTGAAGTTGTATCTTGGTTAGTAGCAGAAGGCGATGCAGTTGAAGAAGACCAAATCGTTGTAGAAATTCAAAACGATAAAGCAGTAGAGGAATTACCATCTCCATATGCTGGTAAAGTTGTGAAAATTCATGCTACAGAAGGTACTGTTGCAAACGTGGGCGATATCTTAATCGAAATTGACGCACCAGCTTACGAAGGTTCTGGCGATGATACTCAATCTACACCAGCATCTCCAGCAGCTGAAACGGGTGAGGATCCAGCACAACAAACTGCTGATTCAAATGCTCAACCAGCAGCATCTACTGGAACTGCAGGAGCTAACAACGCAGCAGGGCGCGTATTAGCAATGCCTTCAGTTCGTAAATTAGCACGCGACAAAGGTATTGATATTGCATCTGTTACGCCAACTGGTAATGGTGGTCGTGTAACACATGATGATGTTAACAACTTTGATCCAAATAAAACTGTCACTGCTGAAGCGACACAAGAAGTTGCTTCAACTGAAAAAGCTACAGAATCTAAAGCAGCACCAGCTAAAAAAGCAGCTGTTTCATCTGTACCAGTTTCTGAACGTCAAACTCGTGAGCCAATGACTGGTATGCGTAAAGCAATCGCTCGTGCTATGGTTAACTCTAAGCATACTGCACCTCATGTTACTTTACATGACGAAATTGAAGTTTCTAAATTATGGGATCACCGTAAGAAATTCAAGAATGTTGCTTCTGAACGTGAGACTAAGTTAACATTCTTACCATACGTTGTTAAAGCATTAGTTGCTGCAGTTAAGAAATATCCAGTATTAAACTCATCAATTGATGATTCAACTAACGAAATTGTTTACAAAAACTACTTTAATATCGGTATTGCAACTGATACTGATCGTGGATTATTCGTACCAAACATTAAAGATGCTAACGCATTAAGCATGTTTGATATTGCTGATGCAATTACTGATTTATCTGGAAAAGCACATGAAGGTAAATTAACTGCTGACGAAATGGGAGACGGTACTGTTACTATCTCTAATATAGGTTCAGCAGGTGGTAAATGGTTTACACCAGTTATTAACCACCCTGAAGTTGCGATTTTAGGATTCGGTTCAATTGTTCAACAACCAGTAGTTAATGACGAAGGTGAATTAGCTGTTGGACGTGTTGTTAAATTATCACTAAGTTTCGACCACCGTGTAGTAGACGGCGCAACAGCTCAGAAAGCTATGAACGAAGTTAAACGTTACTTAGCAGATCCAGAATTATTATTAATGGAAGGTTAA
- the atpF gene encoding F0F1 ATP synthase subunit B — MLESILQTGVGHFLMTIISFVILLFIVSKFAWDPISKILEEREEIIDSNINGAKLAKEDAEIVKDEAREILAKARTDANKLIQDTKWQVSKMKTEQVDQANEEIEVMRNQAEESIQRERRQMLESMEDQIGKLSIEIAEQVLRREVNSQDHQQLISELVLEMDASVNENR, encoded by the coding sequence ATGCTTGAGTCAATACTTCAAACAGGAGTAGGTCATTTCTTAATGACCATTATTTCCTTTGTTATTCTCTTATTTATAGTTTCAAAATTTGCATGGGATCCAATATCAAAGATTTTGGAAGAACGTGAAGAAATCATTGATAGCAATATCAATGGTGCTAAACTAGCAAAAGAAGACGCTGAAATAGTGAAAGATGAAGCAAGAGAAATTTTAGCTAAAGCTCGTACAGACGCAAATAAATTAATTCAAGATACCAAATGGCAAGTGTCAAAAATGAAAACGGAACAAGTTGATCAAGCTAACGAAGAAATTGAAGTGATGCGAAACCAAGCTGAAGAATCAATTCAACGTGAGCGTCGTCAAATGCTTGAGTCTATGGAAGATCAGATTGGGAAATTATCAATCGAGATTGCTGAACAAGTATTGAGACGAGAAGTGAATTCTCAAGATCATCAACAATTAATCTCAGAGCTAGTATTAGAAATGGATGCGAGTGTTAATGAAAATAGATAA
- the pdhA gene encoding pyruvate dehydrogenase (acetyl-transferring) E1 component subunit alpha — protein sequence MANKKAPAKMEDLLRADNFDFSTVQILDNDGKVVNEELMPELSDEELVTFMEDMVFYREWYNRTQALSRQGRLGFVAPTTGQEASQLGTIAATTKDDIIFPGYRDIPQLMQHGLPSYKAYLWSKGHVEGSTYPEDFRAYPPQIIIGAQYVQTAGAALGIKKNGRKAVAMTWTGDGGSSQGDVYEGMNFAGAYKAPAIFVIQNNGWAISTPRELQTAAPTLAQKAVAVGIPGIQVDGMDILAVYAVTKAAREYAIAGNGPVLIETLCYRFGPHSLSGDDPKRYQPEGAQEEWRERDPLNRYRKFLTEKGLWTEEKENEVIENTKEAAKEAIKEAESAPKQKVSDFLKNMFETPDQVTQEQIEYYEAKENK from the coding sequence ATGGCAAATAAAAAAGCTCCTGCAAAAATGGAAGATCTGCTAAGAGCAGATAACTTTGATTTTAGCACAGTTCAAATATTAGATAATGATGGAAAGGTAGTTAATGAGGAATTAATGCCTGAACTTTCAGACGAAGAATTAGTGACGTTTATGGAAGATATGGTTTTCTACCGCGAGTGGTATAACCGTACTCAAGCATTGAGTCGTCAAGGACGTTTAGGATTCGTAGCTCCGACTACTGGACAAGAGGCGTCTCAATTAGGAACTATCGCTGCAACAACGAAAGATGATATTATCTTCCCAGGTTACCGTGATATCCCTCAATTAATGCAACATGGTCTACCAAGTTACAAAGCATACTTATGGTCTAAAGGACACGTTGAAGGTAGTACTTACCCTGAAGATTTCCGCGCTTACCCACCACAAATTATTATTGGTGCTCAATATGTACAAACAGCTGGTGCAGCTTTAGGGATCAAGAAAAATGGTCGTAAAGCAGTAGCAATGACTTGGACAGGTGATGGTGGTTCTTCTCAAGGTGATGTTTATGAAGGAATGAACTTTGCAGGAGCTTACAAAGCACCAGCAATCTTTGTTATCCAAAACAACGGTTGGGCAATCTCAACGCCTCGTGAATTACAAACTGCTGCACCAACGCTAGCTCAAAAAGCTGTTGCTGTAGGTATTCCAGGTATTCAAGTTGACGGTATGGATATTTTAGCTGTATACGCTGTAACCAAAGCTGCTCGTGAGTATGCTATTGCAGGTAATGGACCAGTTCTAATTGAAACACTATGTTACCGTTTCGGACCTCACTCGCTATCAGGTGATGATCCAAAACGTTACCAACCAGAAGGTGCTCAAGAAGAATGGCGTGAACGTGATCCATTAAACCGTTACCGTAAATTCTTAACTGAAAAAGGACTTTGGACAGAAGAGAAAGAAAACGAAGTGATTGAAAACACTAAAGAAGCTGCTAAAGAAGCAATTAAAGAAGCAGAATCTGCACCAAAACAAAAAGTTTCAGACTTCCTGAAAAACATGTTCGAAACACCTGATCAAGTTACTCAAGAACAAATTGAATACTACGAAGCAAAGGAGAATAAATAA